The proteins below come from a single Trachemys scripta elegans isolate TJP31775 chromosome 16, CAS_Tse_1.0, whole genome shotgun sequence genomic window:
- the LOC117888580 gene encoding cytochrome P450 2C42-like, whose amino-acid sequence MELSGVLSLLLGVCVSCLLLVASWRKVLARRNLPPGPTPLPFVGNILQLDTKALAKSILKFRDVYGPVFTLQLGSERAVVLCGYAAVKEALVDHGKEFGGRGNMATAARITKGFGSPFDPTFLLGSAVSNVICSIIFGSRFDYQDQEFLTLLNCVNENFRLLSSRWGQLYNAFPTLLAALPGRHNAMFHNMDTLKRFVSERAKRHQDSLDPSCPNSYIDCFLLQMDQEKQNPDTEFTTENLVMTTLELFFAGTETVSTTLRYGILLLMKYPEIKEKVHEEIDRVIGRSRLPAIEDRSRMPYTDAVIHEVHRFADVLPMSLPHVTTQDIQFRGYAIPKGTTVIPLLTSVLQDTSQFSNPDDFDPGHFLDGNGHFQKNSAFMPFSAGKRVCLGESLARMEVFLFLTAILQRFTLQPLGDPGALDTSPVESGVGNIPHPYELRLLPR is encoded by the exons ATGGAGCTGTCTGGagtcctctctctgctcctggggGTCTGCGTCTCATGCCTCCTGTTGGTTGCCTCGTGGAGAAAGGTGCTGGCAAGGAGGAATCTCCCCCCGGGTCCCACACCGCTTCCCTTCGTCGGGAACATCCTGCAGCTGGACACCAAGGCGTTGGCCAAATCAATCCTTAAG TTCCGAGATGTGTACGGCCCCGTGTtcaccctgcagctgggctcggAGCGGGCTGTGGTGCTGTGCGGCTACGCGGCGGTGAAGGAAGCCCTGGTTGACCACGGGAAGGAGttcgggggaagggggaacatgGCCACAGCCGCGAGGATCACCAAAGGGTTTG gctcgcCCTTCGACCCCACCTTCCTCCTGGGCTCCGCCGTCTCCAACGTCATCTGCTCCATCATCTTCGGCAGCCGCTTCGACTACCAGGACCAGGAGTTCCTCACTCTGCTGAACTGTGTCAACGAGAACTTCCGCCTGCTGAGCTCCCGCTGGGGCCAG CTGTACAATGCGTTCCCGACGCTCCTGGCCGCTCTCCCCGGGCGGCACAACGCCATGTTCCACAACATGGACACCCTCAAACGCTTTGTGTCGGAGCGAGCGAAGCGGCACCAGGACTCGCTGGATCCCAGCTGTCCCAACAGCTACATTGACTGCTTCCTGCTCCAGATGGACCAG GAAAAGCAGAACCCCGACACCGAGTTCACCACTGAGAACTTGGTCATGACGACGCTGGAGTTGTTCTTCGCTGGGACGGAGACGGTCAGCACCACCCTGAGATACGGGATTCTGCTTCTCATGAAGTACCCTGAGATAAAAG AGAAAGTTCACGAGGAGATTGACCGGGTGATCGGGCGGTCCCGCTTGCCGGCCATCGAGGACCGGAGCCGCATGCCCTACACCGACGCTGTGATCCACGAGGTGCACAGATTCGCGGATGTCCTCCCCATGAGCCTCCCGCACGTCACGACCCAGGACATCCAGTTCAGAGGATATGCGATCCCCAAG GGCACCACCGTCATCCCCTTGCTGACCTCAGTCCTCCAGGATACAAGCCAGTTCAGCAACCCGGACGACTTTGACCCTGGGCATTTCCTCGATGGGAACGGGCACTTCCAGAAGAACAGCGCCTTCATGCCGTTCTCTGCAG GCAAGCGGGTGTGCCTGGGCGAGAGCCTGGCTCGCATGgaggtcttcctcttcctcaccgCCATCCTGCAGCGCTTCACCCTGCAGCCGCTCGGTGACCCGGGTGCCCTCGACACCAGCCCCGtggagagtggggtggggaacaTCCCCCACCCCTACGAACTCCGGCTGCTCCCGCGCTAG